The following proteins come from a genomic window of Pseudomonas putida:
- the flgJ gene encoding flagellar assembly peptidoglycan hydrolase FlgJ, with protein MNSKSLVSSAADSGAYTDLNRLSSLKHGDRDSDANVRKVAQEFESLFISEMLKASRKASDVLADDNPMNSATVKQYRDMYDQQLAVSMSREGGGIGLQDVLVRQLSKNKSAPVNTSPFPRIEGSAPALWGNKVADPVHAAQSAASRNDVAALNSRRLALPGKLTDRLLAGIVPSAVNPAAATNTAAVPARDGQQVAQSFAVPERGLRITGRAVAQPPLAPKKAFADSDAFVATMLPMAEQAAKRIGVDPRYLVAQAALETGWGKSVMRNSDGSSSHNLFGIKATGNWEGDSARAITSEFRDGQFVKETAAFRSYDSYQDSFHDLVSLLQNNSRYQEAVKAADKPEQFVQELQKAGYATDPNYASKISQIARQMKSYESYASLGTTTPL; from the coding sequence ATGAACTCGAAAAGTCTGGTTTCCAGCGCGGCCGACAGCGGCGCCTACACCGACCTCAATCGCCTGAGCTCGCTCAAGCACGGTGATCGCGACAGCGACGCCAACGTGCGCAAGGTGGCCCAGGAGTTCGAGTCGCTGTTCATCAGCGAAATGCTCAAGGCCTCGCGCAAGGCCAGTGATGTACTGGCCGATGACAACCCGATGAACAGCGCGACGGTCAAGCAGTACCGCGACATGTACGACCAGCAGCTGGCTGTGAGCATGTCTCGCGAGGGCGGCGGTATCGGCCTGCAGGACGTGCTGGTGCGCCAGCTGTCGAAGAACAAGAGCGCGCCGGTCAACACCAGCCCGTTCCCGCGTATCGAGGGCAGTGCGCCGGCGCTGTGGGGCAACAAGGTGGCCGACCCGGTACATGCCGCGCAGTCTGCTGCCAGCCGCAACGACGTTGCCGCGCTCAATTCACGGCGCCTGGCGTTGCCGGGCAAGCTGACCGACCGCTTGCTGGCCGGTATCGTGCCCTCGGCGGTCAACCCGGCGGCAGCCACCAATACCGCCGCCGTGCCGGCCCGCGATGGGCAGCAGGTGGCGCAAAGCTTCGCCGTGCCCGAACGCGGCCTGCGCATCACCGGCCGTGCCGTGGCGCAGCCTCCTTTGGCGCCGAAGAAAGCGTTCGCCGACAGCGACGCATTCGTCGCCACCATGCTGCCGATGGCCGAACAAGCCGCCAAGCGTATCGGTGTCGACCCGCGTTACCTGGTGGCCCAGGCCGCCCTGGAAACCGGCTGGGGCAAGTCGGTCATGCGCAACAGCGATGGCAGCAGCAGCCACAACCTGTTCGGCATCAAGGCCACGGGCAATTGGGAAGGCGATTCGGCGCGGGCGATCACCAGCGAGTTCCGTGACGGCCAGTTCGTCAAGGAGACCGCAGCGTTCCGCTCCTACGATTCCTATCAGGACAGCTTCCACGACCTGGTGAGCCTGCTGCAGAACAATTCCCGCTATCAAGAAGCGGTGAAGGCGGCCGATAAGCCAGAACAGTTCGTGCAAGAGTTGCAAAAGGCCGGGTACGCCACCGACCCGAATTACGCCAGCAAGATCTCGCAGATCGCAAGACAGATGAAGTCGTACGAGAGCTATGCATCGCTCGGTACCACAACACCACTTTAA
- a CDS encoding flagellar basal body P-ring protein FlgI — MFNVRQLIAATLLLSCAFGAHAERLKDIASISGVRSNQLIGYGLVVGLNGTGDQTTQTPFTLQTFNNMLSQFGIKVPAGSGNVQLKNVAAVSVHADLPPFAKPGQVVDITVSSIGNSKSLRGGSLLMTPLKGIDGNVYAVAQGNLVVGGFDAEGRDGSKITVNVPSAGRIPGGASVERAVPSGFNQGNTLTLNLNRPDFTTAKRIVDKVNELLGPGVAQAVDGGSVRVSAPMDPTQRVDYLSILENLEIDPGQAVAKVIINSRTGTIVIGQNVKVSPAAVTHGSLTVTITEDPIVSQPGPFSNGETAVVPRSRVNAQQEAKPMFKFGPGTTLDEIVRAVNQVGAAPSDLMAILEALKQAGALQADLIVI; from the coding sequence ATGTTCAACGTCAGGCAACTGATTGCCGCAACCTTGCTTCTGTCCTGTGCGTTCGGCGCCCATGCCGAGCGCCTGAAGGACATCGCCAGTATCTCGGGCGTGCGTTCCAACCAGTTGATCGGTTACGGCCTGGTGGTGGGGCTTAACGGCACGGGTGACCAGACCACCCAGACGCCATTTACCCTGCAGACGTTCAACAACATGCTGTCGCAGTTCGGCATCAAAGTGCCCGCCGGCTCCGGCAACGTGCAGCTGAAAAACGTCGCTGCGGTGTCGGTGCATGCCGACCTGCCGCCATTCGCCAAGCCGGGCCAGGTGGTGGACATTACCGTGTCCTCGATCGGCAACTCCAAGAGCCTGCGCGGCGGCAGCCTGCTGATGACCCCGCTCAAGGGTATCGACGGCAACGTTTATGCGGTCGCCCAGGGCAACCTGGTGGTCGGCGGCTTCGATGCCGAAGGCCGCGATGGCTCGAAGATCACCGTCAACGTTCCGTCGGCAGGTCGTATCCCTGGCGGCGCTTCGGTGGAGCGTGCAGTACCGAGCGGTTTCAACCAGGGCAATACCCTGACGCTGAACCTCAACCGGCCTGACTTCACTACCGCCAAACGTATCGTCGACAAGGTCAACGAACTGCTCGGCCCAGGCGTCGCCCAGGCCGTGGATGGCGGTTCGGTGCGCGTCAGTGCGCCGATGGACCCGACCCAGCGTGTGGACTACCTGTCGATCCTTGAAAACCTGGAGATCGACCCGGGCCAGGCCGTTGCCAAGGTCATCATCAATTCGCGTACCGGCACCATCGTGATCGGCCAGAACGTCAAGGTTTCGCCGGCGGCGGTGACCCACGGCAGCCTCACCGTGACCATCACCGAAGACCCGATCGTCAGCCAGCCGGGGCCGTTCTCCAATGGCGAGACGGCTGTGGTGCCTCGCTCGCGGGTCAACGCGCAACAGGAAGCAAAGCCGATGTTCAAGTTCGGCCCGGGCACCACGCTGGATGAAATCGTCCGTGCGGTGAACCAGGTCGGCGCAGCGCCCAGCGACCTGATGGCCATCCTCGAAGCCCTGAAACAGGCCGGCGCCTTGCAGGCCGACCTGATCGTGATCTGA